One part of the Syntrophales bacterium genome encodes these proteins:
- a CDS encoding outer membrane lipoprotein carrier protein LolA, whose protein sequence is MKKICHSLLAMKNVEKWKQKIFVIGISVILWLGLFPVLPALAKSLLLSELIAKTQESYEKTEDLKAKFVQEVTIKSMDKTEREEGFFYFKKPISMSWDYVKPKAKRLVLNREKAYLYIPADHAVYVQDVESIFKSSPTIKFFSGLGKLQDDFQINFSQPDPCDRDGNYLLTLVPRNSAYGIQRLSLTIDRDNFQLLRCSFTDIYGNATCIRFRDIKVNNKLSDKLFTFKPPPGVEVVNMP, encoded by the coding sequence ATGAAAAAAATATGCCATTCCTTACTGGCCATGAAAAATGTTGAAAAATGGAAACAAAAGATTTTTGTTATTGGTATCTCTGTGATTTTGTGGTTGGGCCTTTTTCCCGTCCTGCCGGCACTGGCAAAATCACTGCTTCTTTCAGAATTGATTGCTAAGACGCAGGAAAGCTATGAAAAAACGGAAGACTTAAAGGCGAAGTTTGTTCAGGAAGTAACTATCAAATCTATGGATAAAACGGAGCGGGAAGAGGGGTTCTTTTATTTCAAAAAACCGATAAGCATGTCCTGGGATTACGTAAAACCAAAAGCAAAAAGACTCGTACTCAACCGAGAAAAGGCATATTTGTATATTCCGGCAGACCATGCTGTGTACGTCCAGGATGTGGAAAGTATCTTCAAATCAAGCCCGACGATCAAGTTCTTCTCCGGCCTTGGCAAACTCCAGGATGACTTTCAGATAAACTTTTCCCAGCCTGACCCTTGCGACAGAGACGGGAACTACCTCCTTACCCTGGTTCCCAGAAATTCCGCTTACGGGATACAGAGGCTTTCCCTGACAATTGACAGAGACAATTTCCAGCTTCTCCGGTGCAGCTTTACGGACATCTATGGGAATGCTACGTGTATCCGATTCAGGGACATCAAGGTAAACAATAAACTCTCCGATAAGCTGTTCACCTTTAAACCGCCGCCAGGGGTTGAGGTCGTCAATATGCCGTGA